Sequence from the Nitrosopumilus maritimus SCM1 genome:
CCAAACACTACCTCTAAAATTACATCCAAATCCGTAAGCAGATTGGATGGTCGTTCAACTTACAGAGGATTACTAAATGTAGCAAAAGGTGCTACCAACGTAAAGTCTACTGTAAGATGTGATGCATTACTCCTTGATGACACATCAAAGACTGATACTTATCCATACATGGAAATCAATCAAGAAGATGCAACAATTACTCACGAAGCAACAGTTGGAAAAATTGGAGATGAACAAATCTTCTATCTGATGAGTAGAGGATTTTCTGAAGAAGAAGCATTATCCCTAATTGTTAATGGTTTCATGGAACCATTTACAAAAGAACTTCCAATGGAATATGCAGTTGAGTTAAACCGTCTCATCAAACTTGAGATGGATGATTCTGTAGGATAGTCCTATTGGTTGTGGTAAAATGTCTCAAGAAACACTATCTAAAATTGATGAATCTCACATCAATGAAATCTCTTCATCAAGAAATGAACCTGATTGGTTGAAAGATTACAGAAAAGATTCTCTTTCAATTTACTCTACTCTTCCAATTGAGATGTCTCCACTTTACAACAAATACACTGATGCAAAAAGACTAAATCCTGAAAAAATATCCATTGCATCTTCTACCAAAGACACAATTCCAGATTTTCTTCAAAAAAGACTAGGTGAATTAGAAAATGAAATTTGTATTATTCAAATCGGAACTAACATTCACAAAATCAACCTTCCTGATGATCTAAAATCTAAGGGATTAGTGATTTCTTCTATCTCTGATGCAATTCAAAATAACTCTGAACTTGTAAAAAAAGCCCTAGAGGCATCAAATTCTAATGATGACAAGTTTACAGCCTTGAATAACGCTGCATTTAACTCTGGAGTTTTTATCCATATTCCAAAAAACTTTGTTTTAGAAAAACCAATTCACTTCTTGTCTTGTTTGTCTGATGATGGATTATCTACAATCTCTAGAAATGTGATCTTTGCAGATGAAAGTAGTAAAGCATCCATTGTTCAAGAATTATACTCTCCAAAGACTGAAACTCAACAAGCATATCTTGAATTACTCAACACAAATGTTGCTGCAAATGCAGAACTAAGCCTTACAACTTTACAAATGATGGATCAAAACTCTGTTAACTTTTCTACTAGGAGAACTGATTTGGCACAAGACGCTACTGTAAATTGGTATTCTGGCCTATTTGGTTCTGTATTGTCTAGATACAAAATTGATTACTATCTTAATGGAACTGGTGCATCTTCAAATGAATCTGAAGTTGTATTTGGAAATAATGATCAACATTTCGATATTCAAACAAACATGAATCATCAAAGTCCTGCAACTGAAGCCAGAGTTGTAGAAAAATCTATTCTTAAAAACAGATCAAAATCCCTCTTCAAAGGAATGATCAGAATTAAAGAAAATGCCGCAAAATCAAACTCATTTTTGTCAGGTCGTTCTATTCTCTTAGATAAGAATGCAAAATCTGATGCAATTCCAGGACTTGAAATTCTAACAAACGATGTTAAAGCAACTCACTCTGCATCTGTTGCACAAATTGATGAAGAACAAATCTTCTATCTGAAAAGCAGATGTTTGAGCCACGAGGAGGCTGAAAGAACTATTGTTGAAGGCTTTTTGGAGCCATTATCAAGAAAAATGTCTTTCCAAGTAAGAGCCTGGATTGCATATCTTATTGAATCCAAATGGGAAAACCGTGAATTAACAATTAACACTGATGAAGAACTAGCAAAATTCGTTGAGATTGAAGAGACAAGATACAACGAAGATGCTGAAATTGAACAACACTACAAATACAGATAGGTGAAACTAGAACTTGCAAAGTACTCAATCTTCATTTGAAAACTTAAGAAAAGATTTTCCAATCCTTGAACGAACTGTTAGAGATAACAAACATCTAGTTTATCTTGATAATGCATCTACTACACAAAAACCAAATCAAGTAATTGATGCTATTACTGATTACTATCAAAATCATAATGCAAATATTCACAGAGCAGTTTATGCTCTAGCTGAAGAAGCAACAGAAGCTTATGAGAAAACAAGAGACAAAATTGCAAATTTTGTTAACATTAAAGACAGACAAGAAATTATCTTTGTTAGAGGAACCACTGAAGCAATTAATCTAGTTGCATATGCATGGGGTAGACCTCACATTAGTGAAGGTGATATTATTGTCACTACTGAATATGAACACCACAGTAACATTGTTCCATGGCAACTTCTTACACAAGAAAAACGTGCCAAACTAGAATACATTGGAATGGATGACAATGGTGAATTGATTCTAGATGATCTTGATAAACATCTTGCAACAGGTAAAGTGAAACTTGTTACATTTAGTCTAATGTCAAATGTACTTGGTACAATTACTGATGCCAAAAAAATTATTGAAAAATGTAAAGCTGCAGGCGTTCCTACTTTAGTTGATGGTGCTCAGGCAGTTCCTCACATGAAAGTTGATCTTGAAGATTTAGACTGTGATTTCTTTGCATTTTCAGGCCACAAAATGTTAGGTCCAACTGGAATTGGTGTTCTATGGGTCAGAAAATCAGTTCTCAATACAATGAGCCCCTTCCATGGTGGTGGTGACATGATTCGTGAAGTTCACAAGTATGAGACTACTTGGAATGATTTGCCTTACAAATTTGAAGCAGGAACTCCTAACATTGCAGATGTTGTTGGATTTGGAGCTGCAATTGATTATTTGACTAAAATTGGAATGGACAATATTCGTGAACATGAAATTGAACTAACAAAATACGCTATGGAAAAGCTTTCTAATATTAAAGGACTACAAATCTATGGAACTAAAGATGTCTCAAAACGTGGTGGCGTCATCTCATTTAATTTTGCAGATGTGCATCCTCATGATGTAGCACAAATTATTGATGAAGAGGGAATTGCATTGCGTTCTGGTCATCACTGTGCACAGGTATTGATGGAGAGACTAAATGTAGCTGCTACTTCAAGAGCAAGTTTCTACATTTACAATACTAAAGAAGACATTGATGTACTAGTTAATTCATTAAATACTGTGGCAAAGGTGTTCAAGTTATGAGTAGTAATGCAGACATTTACCATGAAATGATTGTGGATTATTCACGAAATCCTGTAAATTATGGTGAGATAGAAGATCATGATGTAACATTTCATGATGCAAATCCATTATGTGGTGATAGTATTGACATTGATATGAAAATTGATGACGACAAAGTTACTGATATCAAATTCCATGGTAAAGGATGTGCAATTTGTATGGCATGCTCTTCAGTTTTAACTGAAATCACTAAAGGCAAAAGTCTTGAAGATGTAAAAAACATCGAAAAAAATGATGTTCTAAGCGAATTAGGGTTGGAACACTTGCAAGCAGTCAGAATCAAATGTGCTCTGCTTTCTCTAAAGGTACTCAAATCTGCTCTGTACACATATCTTGCAAAACATCTTGAAAGTTCAGAGGATGTAGATAAATTAAAAGAAGAGGCAGCAAACCTGTACTAGTATGAGTTTTACGCCTAAAATCCCAGTTGAACTTCAAATTAGAAAAATTATCTTTGAAAAATTCAATGAGGTAGACACTATTTTTACAAATGATTCTATTTTTGAAATTCTCAAAGAGAATGGTGATATTGACCCTTCATGGATAATTGATGATATCGAATCTTTTGTCAATAACCTTTGTGATTCAGGTCTTGCAAGAAATGTTGCTCAGAATTTTACTACCATCCATCTCAAATTGTTTGATGAAGTTGAAAAACTACATTGTAATGCTTGTAATCAAGATGTGTTTCTTGCAAAATCTGAGGACAGAGTCTGTCCAAACTCTTCATGTAAATCCACTATTTAGATTGGTGTCTTGTTCTAGCATCTTCTAATGCTTTTATCATTGGCAATTTTTCACCTGTAAGATAGAGAACTAATGCCCCACCTGCAGTACTGATATGATTAATTTTTTCTGCCAATCCTTGCTGTTTTAATGCGGTTGTCAAGTGACCTCCACTAACAATTGTTGTTGCCATTGAATTTGCTACTGCAGTTAATAATGATTTTGTTCCATAACTGAAATTTTCTTTTTCAAAAAATCCTGCTGGTCCACTGATAAACACAGTTCCTGCACCTGCAATTAATTTTGAATAATATTCTACAGTTTTTGGACCTAAATCAAAAATCTTATCTCCTTTACCCATCTCTCTTACATCCATCTCTACTCTTTCACCATCTTTGTCAATTGCAATGTCCACTGGTGTTGCAAATACATCTGGATGTTCTCCTATCAATGTGTGAGCTTTTGCAACAACTTCTTCTTCTCTTTTGATTCCAAGTGATGATTTTACTCTGGCTTGTGCTCGCATGAACACATTTCCAATTAATCCTGTTAGTAAGACGTGATCTGCTCTACCGTTTTGAATAAGTAATTTGATTGCCTCAAGCCTATCTGGAACTTTGGATCCTCCTAAGACTATTACATGTGGTGCTTTTGCCACAGTCATGATTTCATCTAGGTTTCTGACTTCTCTTTCTACAATTCTTCCTGCACATGCAGGTAGTACTTGTGGGAATCCAACGATTGATGGGTGTGATCTGTGTGCACTAGGAAATGAATCTAACACACATAGATCAAACAACTTTGCTAATCGAGTAACCATGATTGTTTTAGATGCATTCTCAGGGGTGAACTCATAATTTTCTTCAGCACATAATCTGAGATTGTCTAAAAGTAGGATGTCTCCATCTTCTAAATTTTTAATTGCATTTTGTGCAGCTTCTCCAATTACGTCTTCAACATATTTTATTTCACGATTCATTAATTTTTCAAGAACTTTTGCATGTTTGTCCATTCCAGTATAATCATTATTTCCAACTCTTCCCTGATGTGATGCAACAACTACTTTGGCATCTTTTAGTGATTGTAGTGTTTCTATGGCTTCTTCAATTCTTTTAGTCCCTGAAATCTCCATTGTTTCTGGGTCGATTGGACAGTTCATGTCCACTCTTAAAAAAACAGTTTTACCTTTTAAATCAAAATCATCTAGTGTGAGTACCTTCACGCCTTTTCTATTATGCACTTGGTTAAATTCTTTGAGCCGATCAGAATTATTCTGTTAACTCTAATTTCAAAAATAATGATTTCCAAAACTTATCTATTGACAAAAATTAAAAGATGTGTATATGGAGTTTGATTAATTGCAAAGTTGGCTTTTTGATATCAGGTCTCGTTCATTTGTATTACTGACAATTTTATTTTTGATTTTAACTTGGTTAGTCTATTCTGGAATTACTGAAAGTTTTGATCAAAGTATAACTTTGTTTTTCGCTGAAAATGTTGGAAATCCTACCCTTGACATCGTAATGCAGTATATCACAGAAAGTGGCGATGTCTTTAACATGCTGGTATTTGGAATTGTCATGTTAATTATTCCAAAAACTCGAAGGATAGGAATTACTCTTATGATATTGATTGTATTATCCACCCTTCTAACTGGATACATAAAATGTGGAATTGACCGTGATAGGCCTGATTTTGATTATGAGGGTGTAGAATTCCCTGTAGAAATTAGCCGTGATACCTTTGCTTTGTTCTGTGAGGGTGGATTTGATGCATCATACCCATCTGGTCATGCTGCTAGGGCCGTGATATTTGGAATTATTTTGGGATATGCTTTGTCTGAGCGGTTCCCACGAGGTGCTTACTTAATGCTTTTGTATCCTGTAATGATCTCATTGAGTAGAGTCTATGTTTTACAACACTATCCTATGGATGTGATAGGCGGAACAGTTATTGGAATTATGTTAGCTGGTGTTATGGCAAACAGAACAAAACTTTACAAAATTTTTGATAAATCAAAAACCTAATTCTGTTAATGCAGTATTGCTAATCAAAACTATTGCATAATGGTCATCATCATGATGATATGTCCAATACCTCACATCTCGAATTTCATTTTTCTGTCTTAACCCATGAGTTACTCCTGTAGTCACTGTATACCCAATTCTTTTCGCAATCTTTGATTCTTTTGGCATCAAAACTCTAAATCCTTCATTTTTTCCTTGAAATCCAATACTTACCATATCTTCAACTGCATTTGATGCATCTTTCTCATCTTTGAGATCATATGTTTTTGAAACTGGCAAGTCTTTTGGATGAAAATCCATGATAATTGTCAGATATATTGACTAATATTTTTTAAAAAAATGCTATTTGCGATCAATATTAGTTAATTTTCTTAACTGACAAGTCAAATCCTGATTATATTAACAACTTAATCGACTCTTTTGATTTGTTTGAATCATTGGCATCATTAGAAAAAACAGTTTTGCAATTGCGAAAAAAACAACAAGAAGCAACTAAGCTAAGAAAAAGAGCAGAAAAACAACTCAAAGAAGTTCTTTCAGCTCAAAGACGTTCTACTTCTGGTCTTAACTCTATTGACCGAAAAATAGAATCTGAGAGAGAGGATGTTTCAGACGTTTCAGGTGTTTTGAATCAAAAAAATTCCCAATTAGCAAGTATTGAAAGATTAGTTCAGGCTGCTGAAGAGCGTTTATCTAGAGAAAAAGAAGCTATTGAACAAACTGAACAGGAAATCGAGTTTTCTGAAAATCCTGAGGAAAAACAATACGCAGAGTCCAGATTACGCTCACTACGAGACCATGTTGAAGAATTAACTAATGAGATTAAAAGTAGACAAAAAACTGCCAAAAAAATTGCTGAAGATGTTACTAAATTTGATAGTATAAAATCCAAAATTTCAACTAAAATACAAAAACAATCACAATCAAAACCATCCTTACGTGAAACAATGATTTCTAGTAAAAAAGCAGCAGAAAAATTTGTCAAAGAAGTAGAAAGACGAACAAAATCTGAAGAATCTGCAAAGAAAACATTGGAAAAAGCTTCTTCAAAATTAAAAGAATTGTTGGCTAAGAGAAAAACTGCAACTAAAAAGAAAGCAACAAAGAAGAAAGCAGCTAAAAAGAAACCAGCAAGAAAAACTGCAACTAAAAAGAAAGCAACAAAGAAGAAAGCAGCTAAAAAGAAACCAGCAAGAAAAACTGCAACTAAAAAGAAAGCAACAAAGAAGAAAGCAGCTAAAAAGAAACCAGCAAGAAAAACTGCAACTAAAAAGAAAGCAACAAAGAAGAAAGCAGCTAAAAAGAAACCAGCAAGAAAAACTGCAACTAAAAAGAAAACAACAAAGAAGAAAGCAGCTAAAAAGAAAACTAGACGTTAAAGAAAAATAGTTTCTCTTTACTTTCCTATAACATTAAAGTAGGTTTTATGTGAATTTTTACAATGAAAAAACGAGGACCAATCATTGCTATATCTGGAATAGTTTTAGTGATAATTTCTCTTTCAATTGCTGCTTCTGCAATTCCTACTAATGTTACTGGCCCTGGTGATTTCTTTGTATCTTCATTATTTGAAGAAATGTTTGATGAAATTTCTAATGAAATTCACATTATGCCTCAAGATTCTGCACATTTTTCTTACACAACATATTCTTCCGACGTCCCAATTTTGTGGGGAATTCAAATCATTGATTATCAGGCTGGTGATGAATTATCCATAACAATTTCAAATATTTTTGGTGATGATTATGGAACATTCATTCAAAATGAACCTATTCTTTTTGAAGTATTACAAATATCTCAATCTGATACATTAAATCTTGAAATCGAAAATTTAGGTGCTCGTGATGTTACTATCATCACAATGTTTTCTGAAGATCCAGAAAACTCTGAATCCTTTACAAATCCTGATTCTCCTGTTATGAGTATGGTTGTACCCTTGATGGTTTCTGGTATTTTGCTTGTTTTAGGGATCACTGTTTCAATAATTGGTGTAATTGTAGTGTTAGTAGATCTGAAAAACAAATATGATAATAAAAGAAATTATTGAGGATTTACTT
This genomic interval carries:
- a CDS encoding ATPase V; this encodes MASLEKTVLQLRKKQQEATKLRKRAEKQLKEVLSAQRRSTSGLNSIDRKIESEREDVSDVSGVLNQKNSQLASIERLVQAAEERLSREKEAIEQTEQEIEFSENPEEKQYAESRLRSLRDHVEELTNEIKSRQKTAKKIAEDVTKFDSIKSKISTKIQKQSQSKPSLRETMISSKKAAEKFVKEVERRTKSEESAKKTLEKASSKLKELLAKRKTATKKKATKKKAAKKKPARKTATKKKATKKKAAKKKPARKTATKKKATKKKAAKKKPARKTATKKKATKKKAAKKKPARKTATKKKTTKKKAAKKKTRR
- a CDS encoding phosphatase PAP2 family protein, yielding MQSWLFDIRSRSFVLLTILFLILTWLVYSGITESFDQSITLFFAENVGNPTLDIVMQYITESGDVFNMLVFGIVMLIIPKTRRIGITLMILIVLSTLLTGYIKCGIDRDRPDFDYEGVEFPVEISRDTFALFCEGGFDASYPSGHAARAVIFGIILGYALSERFPRGAYLMLLYPVMISLSRVYVLQHYPMDVIGGTVIGIMLAGVMANRTKLYKIFDKSKT
- a CDS encoding iron-sulfur cluster assembly scaffold protein, translated to MSSNADIYHEMIVDYSRNPVNYGEIEDHDVTFHDANPLCGDSIDIDMKIDDDKVTDIKFHGKGCAICMACSSVLTEITKGKSLEDVKNIEKNDVLSELGLEHLQAVRIKCALLSLKVLKSALYTYLAKHLESSEDVDKLKEEAANLY
- the sufD gene encoding Fe-S cluster assembly protein SufD, with amino-acid sequence MSQETLSKIDESHINEISSSRNEPDWLKDYRKDSLSIYSTLPIEMSPLYNKYTDAKRLNPEKISIASSTKDTIPDFLQKRLGELENEICIIQIGTNIHKINLPDDLKSKGLVISSISDAIQNNSELVKKALEASNSNDDKFTALNNAAFNSGVFIHIPKNFVLEKPIHFLSCLSDDGLSTISRNVIFADESSKASIVQELYSPKTETQQAYLELLNTNVAANAELSLTTLQMMDQNSVNFSTRRTDLAQDATVNWYSGLFGSVLSRYKIDYYLNGTGASSNESEVVFGNNDQHFDIQTNMNHQSPATEARVVEKSILKNRSKSLFKGMIRIKENAAKSNSFLSGRSILLDKNAKSDAIPGLEILTNDVKATHSASVAQIDEEQIFYLKSRCLSHEEAERTIVEGFLEPLSRKMSFQVRAWIAYLIESKWENRELTINTDEELAKFVEIEETRYNEDAEIEQHYKYR
- a CDS encoding cysteine desulfurase, whose amino-acid sequence is MQSTQSSFENLRKDFPILERTVRDNKHLVYLDNASTTQKPNQVIDAITDYYQNHNANIHRAVYALAEEATEAYEKTRDKIANFVNIKDRQEIIFVRGTTEAINLVAYAWGRPHISEGDIIVTTEYEHHSNIVPWQLLTQEKRAKLEYIGMDDNGELILDDLDKHLATGKVKLVTFSLMSNVLGTITDAKKIIEKCKAAGVPTLVDGAQAVPHMKVDLEDLDCDFFAFSGHKMLGPTGIGVLWVRKSVLNTMSPFHGGGDMIREVHKYETTWNDLPYKFEAGTPNIADVVGFGAAIDYLTKIGMDNIREHEIELTKYAMEKLSNIKGLQIYGTKDVSKRGGVISFNFADVHPHDVAQIIDEEGIALRSGHHCAQVLMERLNVAATSRASFYIYNTKEDIDVLVNSLNTVAKVFKL
- a CDS encoding phosphoglycerate kinase produces the protein MHNRKGVKVLTLDDFDLKGKTVFLRVDMNCPIDPETMEISGTKRIEEAIETLQSLKDAKVVVASHQGRVGNNDYTGMDKHAKVLEKLMNREIKYVEDVIGEAAQNAIKNLEDGDILLLDNLRLCAEENYEFTPENASKTIMVTRLAKLFDLCVLDSFPSAHRSHPSIVGFPQVLPACAGRIVEREVRNLDEIMTVAKAPHVIVLGGSKVPDRLEAIKLLIQNGRADHVLLTGLIGNVFMRAQARVKSSLGIKREEEVVAKAHTLIGEHPDVFATPVDIAIDKDGERVEMDVREMGKGDKIFDLGPKTVEYYSKLIAGAGTVFISGPAGFFEKENFSYGTKSLLTAVANSMATTIVSGGHLTTALKQQGLAEKINHISTAGGALVLYLTGEKLPMIKALEDARTRHQSK